From one Notolabrus celidotus isolate fNotCel1 chromosome 24, fNotCel1.pri, whole genome shotgun sequence genomic stretch:
- the LOC117808239 gene encoding T-cell surface antigen CD2-like: MKMKMAAAFVVSVLLTYCSLVSCTATDPACDLYALVGGDFTLPLQLKVDGNGRLKWKRNEDVLFNRVSGTIRFGKKGDVAEDGSLKLRKVEKVNEGMYSAEVHDESGKSSGKFNPVKLCVQDPVQKPTVSIECKLLSVKFTCTGAKAKDVTVEWQKNGKVIKEKGESVTDVAEEVQTDRFTCMVFNKVSNKTSEAKTQSCYTPGISFPDEIFGINSWIVVGTGGGIVLLLMIIVIVCCLRTKRRKRMHVKDAEEFRLGWTNPNQQQQQQQQQQQQHQHHHRHPPNQRHHHHHHEHQQLQPQQQQHQHQRQQPAGHTGPRPHRPKQQRHKDQPDPPGTHPQPSPRRPAQAPRPADEEQPPPLPQPRKKAPKRV, translated from the exons atgaagatgaagatggcTGCTGCCTTCGTCGTCTCGGTGCTTCTGACCTACTGCTCCCTTGTCTCCTGCACAGCTACAG aTCCTGCCTGTGACCTCTATGCCCTTGTAGGGGGCGACTTCACGCTGCCCCTGCAGCTCAAAGTGGATGGAAATGGAAGACTGAAGTGGAAACGTAACGAGGACGTCCTTTTCAACCGGGTGTCTGGAACTATTCGTTTCGGGAAAAAGGGGGATGTCGCTGAGGACGGATCTCTGAAGCTAAGAAAAGTGGAGAAAGTGAATGAGGGGATGTACAGCGCTGAGGTTCACGATGAAAGCGGAAAATCATCAGGAAAATTCAATCCTGTCAAATTATGTGTGCAGG ACCCCGTCCAGAAGCCCACTGTGTCAATTGAGTGTAAACTATTATCAGTCAAGTTTACCTGCACTGGTGCTAAG GCGAAGGATGTGACGGTTGAGTGGCAAAAGAATGGCAAAGTGATAAAAGAGAAAGGTGAGTCTGTGACCGATGTTGCTGAAGAggtgcagacagacaggttcacCTGCATGGTGTTTAACAAAGTGAGCAACAAGACCAGTGAGGCCAAGACACAGAGCTGCTACACCCCAG GGATTTCTTTCCCTGATGAGATCTTTGGAATAAACTCCTGGATTGTTGTGGGCACTGGAGGAG GAATCGTTCTGCTGTTGATGATCATCGTCATAGTTTGCTGCTTGAGGACCAAACGTAGAAAGCGCATGCATGTAAAGG ACGCGGAGGAGTTTCGTTTGGGCTGGACCAATCctaaccaacaacaacaacaacaacaacaacaacaacaacaacatcaacatcatcatcgtcatcctcCCAATCAACGacaccaccatcatcaccatgaacaccagcagctgcagccacagcagcagcagcaccagcacCAGAGGCAGCAGCCGGCCGGGCACACCGGACCCCGCCCACATCGCCCCAAACAGCAGCGTCACAAAGACCAGCCTGACCCGCCCGGCACTCACCCTCAGCCCAGCCCCCGTAGACCTGCACAG GCCCCCCGACCAGCTGATGAAGAGcagccccctcctcttcctcagcccAGGAAGAAGGCTCCTAAAAGAGTGTGA